Proteins found in one Arachis stenosperma cultivar V10309 chromosome 8, arast.V10309.gnm1.PFL2, whole genome shotgun sequence genomic segment:
- the LOC130946976 gene encoding 3'-5' exonuclease-like, with product MKMVFMEDNSSSKYVVLFDGLSIETIITHKASIVEEWIQEISSKEDMIIGLDTEWTKDKNKTKVAILQLCIEDKCLIFQFFFNNIVPQCLRSFLMDPNFKFVGVGIENDIKRLKSDYGLECKNGIDLATFAGEKCDQNYSSRGLKFLAKELVGLDMKKSKDICTSEWKSKELTKDQIEYACIDAYASYKIGHYLLLQKKEVYPKPI from the coding sequence ATGAAGATGGTTTTCATGGAAGACAATTCAAGTTCAAAATATGTGGTGCTTTTTGATGGATTAAGCATTGAAACAATCATAACTCACAAAGCCAGCATAGTTGAGGAGTGGATTCAAGAAATTTCAtcaaaagaagacatgattattggattGGATACCGAATGGACCAAAGATAAAAACAAGACAAAGGTGGCAATTTTGCAATTATGTATTGAGGATAAGTGTTTAATCTTtcaatttttcttcaataatatTGTTCCTCAATGTCTTAGGAGCTTTCTTATGGATCCTAACTTCAAATTTGTTGGGGTTGGAATTGAGAATGATATCAAGAGACTCAAGAGTGATTATGGGTTGGAGTGCAAAAATGGCATAGATTTGGCTACTTTTGCAGGAGAAAAATGTGATCAAAATTATTCATCTAGAGGGTTGAAATTTTTGGCCAAAGAACTTGTGGGGCTTGATATGAAGAAGTCAAAGGATATTTGCACTAGTGAATGGAAGTCAAAGGAGTTGACCAAAGATCAAATTGAATATGCATGCATTGATGCCTATGCTTCTTACAAAATTGGCCACTATCTCCTTCTTCAAAAGAAAGAGGTTTACCCTAAACCTATCTAA
- the LOC130946537 gene encoding aldehyde oxidase GLOX1 isoform X4, whose product MHMALTNRNTVIMFDQTGAGQSGYKLRKRYNGTRCTTSHNDLVDPTCYAHSVEYDIAANKVRPLRLDTDTWCSSGSFLSNGTLLQTGGYGNRAKSIRFCRPCGGGGGKNLTCGWIQSKKTLFDERRYASSQILAEHDRVVVVGGRNVFTYEYVPKINHEEKSFALPFLHQTNDKNSGGNNLYPFLHLSSDGNLFIFANHDSILLNARRNRVIKTFPRIPGHGSRNYPSSGSSVMLPLHHKDKFQKVEVMVCGGSTTGAFRAANKGMFLEGLRSCGRMVITGNHHKWNMEYMPQPRLLHDMLILPTGQILIINGAKHGCAGFDNARNASLEPYLYNPKKIFGKRFKVLKSTSIARMHHSSATLLPDGRVLVGGGNPHPRYIFRNVAYPTELRLQAFVPHYMDKRYHNKRPMNLTIEYGNQIGYGKEFRVKFMVVKKGQISNNTVTFSAYAPPFTTHAFGMNQRMLKLRCNRMDVSKNGSVNAILEAPPSSFVAPSGYYLLTVVNAGIPSISQWIRFTHNG is encoded by the exons ATGCACATGGCTTTGACCAATCGGAACACGGTTATAATGTTTGACCAAACCGGAGCTGGCCAATCAGGTTACAAATTAAGAAAACGCTACAATGGAACACGGTGCACCACAAGTCACAATGATCTTGTGGATCCTACATGCTATGCACACTCAGTAGAGTATGACATTGCTGCTAACAAAGTTAGGCCTTTGAGGCTTGACACTGATACATGGTGTTCCTCTGGTTCATTTCTTAGCAATGGAACACTATTGCAAACTGGTGGATATGGCAATCGAGCTAAAAGCATAAGATTCTGTAGACcctgtggtggtggtggtggaaaGAATCTTACATGTGGTTGGATTCAATCAAAGAAGACCCTTTTTGATGAACGGCGGTATGCTTCTAGTCAAATACTCGCAGAACATGAcagagttgttgttgttggtggAAGAAACGTATTCACATATGAATATGTACCAAAAATTAATCATGAAGAAAAATCTTTTGCTCTTCCATTCTTGCACCAAACCAATGACAAAAATTCAGGAGGGAACAATCTCTATCCTTTTCTTCATTTATCATCTGATGGGAACTTGTTCATTTTCGCAAACCATGATTCAATCCTGCTCAATGCGAGAAGGAACCGGGTGATCAAGACATTCCCTCGGATCCCCGGACATGGATCAAGAAACTATCCAAGTTCAGGCTCATCTGTGATGCTACCTTTACATCATAAGGACAAGTTCCAAAAGGTGGAAGTTATGGTATGTGGTGGTTCTACTACTGGGGCATTCAGGGCTGCTAACAAAGGCATGTTCCTAGAAGGCTTAAGATCATGTGGGAGAATGGTAATTACAG GTAACCATCACAAATGGAACATGGAGTACATGCCGCAACCGCGCCTCCTCCATGACATGCTGATTCTCCCAACTGGCCAAATTTTGATCATCAATGGAGCAAAACATGGTTGTGCAGGGTTTGACAATGCAAGAAATGCTTCTCTTGAACCATACCTGTATAACCCCAAAAAGATATTTGGGAAGAGGTTCAAGGTGCTTAAGTCCACAAGCATTGCCAGAATGCACCATTCATCAGCAACCCTTCTTCCTGATGGAAGGGTCTTGGTTGGTGGTGGCAACCCTCATCCAAG GTACATATTTCGCAATGTGGCATACCCAACAGAATTGAGACTCCAAGCATTTGTTCCACACTACATGGACAAGAGGTACCATAACAAGAGGCCTATGAACTTAACCATAGAATATGGTAATCAAATTGGGTACGGTAAAGAGTTTAGAGTGAAGTTTATGGTGGTTAAGAAGGGGCAAATTAGTAATAATACTGTAACGTTCAGTGCATATGCACCACCATTTACTACACATGCATTTGGCATGAATCAAAGGATGCTTAAGCTTAGGTGCAATAGAATGGATGTGAGCAAAAATGGTTCAGTGAATGCAATTTTGGAAGCACCACCATCATCTTTTGTTGCACCTTCTGGTTACTACTTGCTCACTGTTGTTAATGCTGGAATTCCAAGCATTTCTCAATGGATTAGGTTCACACATAATGGTTAG
- the LOC130946537 gene encoding aldehyde oxidase GLOX isoform X3 — translation MVYETMVIIISCTKSMIITILILIIFCAVLINGANVKSSSSIGTKGQWQLLLHNSGVVSMHMALTNRNTVIMFDQTGAGQSGYKLRKRYNGTRCTTSHNDLVDPTCYAHSVEYDIAANKVRPLRLDTDTWCSSGSFLSNGTLLQTGGYGNRAKSIRFCRPCGGGGGKNLTCGWIQSKKTLFDERRYASSQILAEHDRVVVVGGRNVFTYEYVPKINHEEKSFALPFLHQTNDKNSGGNNLYPFLHLSSDGNLFIFANHDSILLNARRNRVIKTFPRIPGHGSRNYPSSGSSVMLPLHHKDKFQKVEVMVCGGSTTGAFRAANKGMFLEGLRSCGRMVITGNHHKWNMEYMPQPRLLHDMLILPTGQILIINGAKHGCAGFDNARNASLEPYLYNPKKIFGKRFKVLKSTSIARMHHSSATLLPDGRVLVGGGNPHPRYIFRNVAYPTELRLQAFVPHYMDKRYHNKRPMNLTIEYGNQIGYGKEFRVKFMVVKKGQISNNTVTFSAYAPPFTTHAFGMNQRMLKLRCNRMDVSKNGSVNAILEAPPSSFVAPSGYYLLTVVNAGIPSISQWIRFTHNG, via the exons ATGGTGTATGAAACAATGGTCATAATAATTTCTTGCACCAAATCCATGATTATCACAATCTTAATCTTGATCATCTTTTGTGCTGTGTTGATTAATGGTGCCAATGTAAAATCTAGTTCCTCTATAGGCACCAAAGGGCAATGGCAACTTCTACTTCACAATTCTGGCGTGGTCAGCATGCACATGGCTTTGACCAATCGGAACACGGTTATAATGTTTGACCAAACCGGAGCTGGCCAATCAGGTTACAAATTAAGAAAACGCTACAATGGAACACGGTGCACCACAAGTCACAATGATCTTGTGGATCCTACATGCTATGCACACTCAGTAGAGTATGACATTGCTGCTAACAAAGTTAGGCCTTTGAGGCTTGACACTGATACATGGTGTTCCTCTGGTTCATTTCTTAGCAATGGAACACTATTGCAAACTGGTGGATATGGCAATCGAGCTAAAAGCATAAGATTCTGTAGACcctgtggtggtggtggtggaaaGAATCTTACATGTGGTTGGATTCAATCAAAGAAGACCCTTTTTGATGAACGGCGGTATGCTTCTAGTCAAATACTCGCAGAACATGAcagagttgttgttgttggtggAAGAAACGTATTCACATATGAATATGTACCAAAAATTAATCATGAAGAAAAATCTTTTGCTCTTCCATTCTTGCACCAAACCAATGACAAAAATTCAGGAGGGAACAATCTCTATCCTTTTCTTCATTTATCATCTGATGGGAACTTGTTCATTTTCGCAAACCATGATTCAATCCTGCTCAATGCGAGAAGGAACCGGGTGATCAAGACATTCCCTCGGATCCCCGGACATGGATCAAGAAACTATCCAAGTTCAGGCTCATCTGTGATGCTACCTTTACATCATAAGGACAAGTTCCAAAAGGTGGAAGTTATGGTATGTGGTGGTTCTACTACTGGGGCATTCAGGGCTGCTAACAAAGGCATGTTCCTAGAAGGCTTAAGATCATGTGGGAGAATGGTAATTACAG GTAACCATCACAAATGGAACATGGAGTACATGCCGCAACCGCGCCTCCTCCATGACATGCTGATTCTCCCAACTGGCCAAATTTTGATCATCAATGGAGCAAAACATGGTTGTGCAGGGTTTGACAATGCAAGAAATGCTTCTCTTGAACCATACCTGTATAACCCCAAAAAGATATTTGGGAAGAGGTTCAAGGTGCTTAAGTCCACAAGCATTGCCAGAATGCACCATTCATCAGCAACCCTTCTTCCTGATGGAAGGGTCTTGGTTGGTGGTGGCAACCCTCATCCAAG GTACATATTTCGCAATGTGGCATACCCAACAGAATTGAGACTCCAAGCATTTGTTCCACACTACATGGACAAGAGGTACCATAACAAGAGGCCTATGAACTTAACCATAGAATATGGTAATCAAATTGGGTACGGTAAAGAGTTTAGAGTGAAGTTTATGGTGGTTAAGAAGGGGCAAATTAGTAATAATACTGTAACGTTCAGTGCATATGCACCACCATTTACTACACATGCATTTGGCATGAATCAAAGGATGCTTAAGCTTAGGTGCAATAGAATGGATGTGAGCAAAAATGGTTCAGTGAATGCAATTTTGGAAGCACCACCATCATCTTTTGTTGCACCTTCTGGTTACTACTTGCTCACTGTTGTTAATGCTGGAATTCCAAGCATTTCTCAATGGATTAGGTTCACACATAATGGTTAG
- the LOC130946537 gene encoding putative aldehyde oxidase Art an 7 isoform X5 has product MVYETMVIIISCTKSMIITILILIIFCAVLINGANVKSSSSIGTKGQWQLLLHNSGVVSMHMALTNRNTVIMFDQTGAGQSGYKLRKRYNGTRCTTSHNDLVDPTCYAHSVEYDIAANKVRPLRLDTDTWCSSGSFLSNGTLLQTGGYGNRAKSIRFCRPCGGGGGKNLTCGWIQSKKTLFDERRNRVIKTFPRIPGHGSRNYPSSGSSVMLPLHHKDKFQKVEVMVCGGSTTGAFRAANKGMFLEGLRSCGRMVITGNHHKWNMEYMPQPRLLHDMLILPTGQILIINGAKHGCAGFDNARNASLEPYLYNPKKIFGKRFKVLKSTSIARMHHSSATLLPDGRVLVGGGNPHPRYIFRNVAYPTELRLQAFVPHYMDKRYHNKRPMNLTIEYGNQIGYGKEFRVKFMVVKKGQISNNTVTFSAYAPPFTTHAFGMNQRMLKLRCNRMDVSKNGSVNAILEAPPSSFVAPSGYYLLTVVNAGIPSISQWIRFTHNG; this is encoded by the exons ATGGTGTATGAAACAATGGTCATAATAATTTCTTGCACCAAATCCATGATTATCACAATCTTAATCTTGATCATCTTTTGTGCTGTGTTGATTAATGGTGCCAATGTAAAATCTAGTTCCTCTATAGGCACCAAAGGGCAATGGCAACTTCTACTTCACAATTCTGGCGTGGTCAGCATGCACATGGCTTTGACCAATCGGAACACGGTTATAATGTTTGACCAAACCGGAGCTGGCCAATCAGGTTACAAATTAAGAAAACGCTACAATGGAACACGGTGCACCACAAGTCACAATGATCTTGTGGATCCTACATGCTATGCACACTCAGTAGAGTATGACATTGCTGCTAACAAAGTTAGGCCTTTGAGGCTTGACACTGATACATGGTGTTCCTCTGGTTCATTTCTTAGCAATGGAACACTATTGCAAACTGGTGGATATGGCAATCGAGCTAAAAGCATAAGATTCTGTAGACcctgtggtggtggtggtggaaaGAATCTTACATGTGGTTGGATTCAATCAAAGAAGACCCTTTTTGATGAACGGCG GAACCGGGTGATCAAGACATTCCCTCGGATCCCCGGACATGGATCAAGAAACTATCCAAGTTCAGGCTCATCTGTGATGCTACCTTTACATCATAAGGACAAGTTCCAAAAGGTGGAAGTTATGGTATGTGGTGGTTCTACTACTGGGGCATTCAGGGCTGCTAACAAAGGCATGTTCCTAGAAGGCTTAAGATCATGTGGGAGAATGGTAATTACAG GTAACCATCACAAATGGAACATGGAGTACATGCCGCAACCGCGCCTCCTCCATGACATGCTGATTCTCCCAACTGGCCAAATTTTGATCATCAATGGAGCAAAACATGGTTGTGCAGGGTTTGACAATGCAAGAAATGCTTCTCTTGAACCATACCTGTATAACCCCAAAAAGATATTTGGGAAGAGGTTCAAGGTGCTTAAGTCCACAAGCATTGCCAGAATGCACCATTCATCAGCAACCCTTCTTCCTGATGGAAGGGTCTTGGTTGGTGGTGGCAACCCTCATCCAAG GTACATATTTCGCAATGTGGCATACCCAACAGAATTGAGACTCCAAGCATTTGTTCCACACTACATGGACAAGAGGTACCATAACAAGAGGCCTATGAACTTAACCATAGAATATGGTAATCAAATTGGGTACGGTAAAGAGTTTAGAGTGAAGTTTATGGTGGTTAAGAAGGGGCAAATTAGTAATAATACTGTAACGTTCAGTGCATATGCACCACCATTTACTACACATGCATTTGGCATGAATCAAAGGATGCTTAAGCTTAGGTGCAATAGAATGGATGTGAGCAAAAATGGTTCAGTGAATGCAATTTTGGAAGCACCACCATCATCTTTTGTTGCACCTTCTGGTTACTACTTGCTCACTGTTGTTAATGCTGGAATTCCAAGCATTTCTCAATGGATTAGGTTCACACATAATGGTTAG
- the LOC130946537 gene encoding pentatricopeptide repeat-containing protein At3g53360, mitochondrial isoform X2: MDARKVFEAMQLRNVVSWTLMISGYSQNSKENDAIIMYLQMLRSGHLPDQLTFGSILKACSIAGDITLGWQLHGHVIKLGFGYHLIAQNALIAMYTKFGQIDHASDVFTTISTKDLISWGSMITGFTQFGNEIDALYLFRDMLRQGSYQPNEFIFGSVFSACSSLLEPEFGRQIHGVCTKFGLGRNTFAGCSLSDMYAKLGFLPSAKLAFYHIESPDLVSWNAIIAAFADSGDANESIYFFCQMMDSGLVPDSITCLSLLSACGSSMALNQGKQIHSYGIKLGFDKHAPVCNSLLTMYTKCSNLQDAFNVFEDISENANLVSWNAILSACLQHKQAGESFRLFKLMISSANRPDNITIMNLLGTCAELASLEAGNQVHCLSVKSGLVLDVSVCNGLIDMYAKCGSLKSAQNVFDSTLNQNVISWSSLIVGYAQFGLAHEALNLFRRMRKFGIHPNEVTYLGVLSACSHIGLVEEGWHLYKTMQVELGIPPRREHFSCMVDLLARAGCLNEAETFIMKTGFDPDITTWKTLLSACKTHGNVDIAKRAAENILKLDPSSSAAMVLLCNIHASAGNWEDVAKLRSLMKQTGVPKVPGQSWIEVKDKIHVFFSDDTSHPQREKIYTMLEELWLQMLDDGYDSCKWLDIDI, from the exons ATG GATGCTAGAAAAGTTTTTGAAGCAATGCAGCTGAGAAATGTGGTCTCATGGACATTAATGATCTCTGGATACTCTCAAAACAGTAAAGAGAATGATGCCATCATCATGTATTTGCAAATGCTGCGATCGGGACATTTACCAGACCAGTTAACCTTTGGAAGCATACTCAAGGCTTGCTCTATTGCAGGTGATATAACTTTAGGTTGGCAGCTGCATGGCCATGTAATCAAATTAGGATTTGGTTATCATCTGATTGCACAAAATGCTCTTATTGCAATGTATACAAAATTTGGACAAATTGATCACGCCTCAGATGTGTTTACTACAATCTCTACAAAGGATTTGATTTCTTGGGGTTCCATGATTACAGGGTTTACCCAATTTGGTAATGAGATAGATGCTTTATATCTTTTCAGAGACATGCTCAGGCAGGGTTCCTATCAGCCAAATGAATTTATATTTGGTAGTGTTTTCAGTGCTTGCAGCAGCCTGCTAGAGCCAGAATTCGGAAGGCAAATACATGGAGTATGTACTAAATTTGGTTTAGGGAGGAATACTTTTGCTGGATGTTCGCTCTCAGATATGTATGCAAAACTTGGATTCTTACCTTCAGCAAAACTTGCATTTTATCATATTGAAAGCCCTGATTTAGTGTCATGGAATGCAATTATTGCAGCATTTGCTGACAGTGGTGATGCTAATGAATCCATATATTTTTTCTGTCAGATGATGGATTCGGGATTGGTCCCAGATAGCATTACATGCCTCTCCTTACTTTCTGCTTGTGGGAGCTCGATGGCACTCAACCAAGGCAAGCAAATTCATTCCTACGGTATCAAACTAGGATTCGATAAGCATGCACCTGTTTGCAACTCTTTACTAACCATGTACACGAAGTGTTCAAATCTACAAGATGCATTTAATGTTTTTGAAGATATAAGCGAGAATGCCAATTTAGTCTCGTGGAATGCAATTCTTTCAGCTTGCTTGCAGCATAAACAAGCAGGAGAGTCTTTCAGATTGTTTAAACTAATGATTTCTTCTGCAAATAGACCTGACAATATCACCATAATGAACTTATTAGGAACTTGCGCAGAATTAGCTTCATTGGAAGCCGGGAATCAAGTCCATTGCCTTAGTGTTAAAAGTGGACTTGTGCTAGATGTTTCTGTCTGCAATGGATTGATTGACATGTATGCAAAGTGTGGATCACTTAAATCTGCTCAAAATGTTTTTGATTCAACTCTCAACCAAAATGTTATCTCATGGAGTAGTTTGATTGTTGGTTATGCACAATTTGGGCTTGCACATGAAGCACTTAATCTCTTCAGAAGAATGAGAAAGTTTGGTATTCACCCTAATGAGGTCACATATCTTGGGGTTCTCAGCGCATGCAGTCACATTGGATTGGTGGAGGAAGGATGGCACCTATATAAAACCATGCAAGTCGAACTAGGTATTCCACCAAGAAGAGAGCACTTCTCATGCATGGTTGATTTGCTTGCTCGAGCTGGATGCTTGAATGAAGCAGAGACTTTTATCATGAAAACAGGATTTGACCCCGATATTACTACGTGGAAAACTCTCCTATCTGCTTGCAAAACTCATGGTAATGTTGACATTGCGAAGCGAGCTGCAGAAAATATACTAAAGCTTGATCCTTCCAGCTCTGCTGCAATGGTGTTACTTTGCAATATTCATGCTTCTGCCGGAAACTGGGAAGATGTTGCCAAACTAAGGAGCTTGATGAAACAAACAGGTGTACCAAAGGTTCCTGGTCAGAGTTGGATAGAAGTCAAGGATAAGATCCATGTGTTCTTCTCAGATGATACATCACATCCTCAAAGGGAAAAAATATACACAATGCTTGAAGAGTTATGGTTGCAGATGTTGGATGATGGTTATGATAGTTGCAAATGGTTAGACATTGACATTTAG
- the LOC130946537 gene encoding pentatricopeptide repeat-containing protein At3g53360, mitochondrial isoform X1 produces the protein MSMITQGQVRYLSKCVKPMIQPTPSSSYIDLMCKQHHYEEALHAFDFYIKNSSIQLEPSTYTNLILACTNSRSLEYGRKVHDHILNSNHRPDIVLHNHILNMYGKCGSLKDARKVFEAMQLRNVVSWTLMISGYSQNSKENDAIIMYLQMLRSGHLPDQLTFGSILKACSIAGDITLGWQLHGHVIKLGFGYHLIAQNALIAMYTKFGQIDHASDVFTTISTKDLISWGSMITGFTQFGNEIDALYLFRDMLRQGSYQPNEFIFGSVFSACSSLLEPEFGRQIHGVCTKFGLGRNTFAGCSLSDMYAKLGFLPSAKLAFYHIESPDLVSWNAIIAAFADSGDANESIYFFCQMMDSGLVPDSITCLSLLSACGSSMALNQGKQIHSYGIKLGFDKHAPVCNSLLTMYTKCSNLQDAFNVFEDISENANLVSWNAILSACLQHKQAGESFRLFKLMISSANRPDNITIMNLLGTCAELASLEAGNQVHCLSVKSGLVLDVSVCNGLIDMYAKCGSLKSAQNVFDSTLNQNVISWSSLIVGYAQFGLAHEALNLFRRMRKFGIHPNEVTYLGVLSACSHIGLVEEGWHLYKTMQVELGIPPRREHFSCMVDLLARAGCLNEAETFIMKTGFDPDITTWKTLLSACKTHGNVDIAKRAAENILKLDPSSSAAMVLLCNIHASAGNWEDVAKLRSLMKQTGVPKVPGQSWIEVKDKIHVFFSDDTSHPQREKIYTMLEELWLQMLDDGYDSCKWLDIDI, from the coding sequence ATGTCAATGATTACTCAAGGACAAGTTCGATATTTATCTAAATGCGTAAAACCTATGATACAACCAACACCAAGCAGCAGTTACATCGATTTGATGTGCAAGCAGCACCATTACGAAGAAGCACTCCATGCATTCGATTTCTATATAAAGAACTCAAGTATCCAGCTGGAACCAAGCACATATACGAATTTAATACTGGCTTGTACTAACTCTAGATCTCTTGAATATGGTAGGAAAGTTCATGATCACATTTTAAATTCCAACCATCGACCAGACATTGTTCTGCATAATCATATTCTTAATATGTATGGAAAATGTGGTTCTTTGAAGGATGCTAGAAAAGTTTTTGAAGCAATGCAGCTGAGAAATGTGGTCTCATGGACATTAATGATCTCTGGATACTCTCAAAACAGTAAAGAGAATGATGCCATCATCATGTATTTGCAAATGCTGCGATCGGGACATTTACCAGACCAGTTAACCTTTGGAAGCATACTCAAGGCTTGCTCTATTGCAGGTGATATAACTTTAGGTTGGCAGCTGCATGGCCATGTAATCAAATTAGGATTTGGTTATCATCTGATTGCACAAAATGCTCTTATTGCAATGTATACAAAATTTGGACAAATTGATCACGCCTCAGATGTGTTTACTACAATCTCTACAAAGGATTTGATTTCTTGGGGTTCCATGATTACAGGGTTTACCCAATTTGGTAATGAGATAGATGCTTTATATCTTTTCAGAGACATGCTCAGGCAGGGTTCCTATCAGCCAAATGAATTTATATTTGGTAGTGTTTTCAGTGCTTGCAGCAGCCTGCTAGAGCCAGAATTCGGAAGGCAAATACATGGAGTATGTACTAAATTTGGTTTAGGGAGGAATACTTTTGCTGGATGTTCGCTCTCAGATATGTATGCAAAACTTGGATTCTTACCTTCAGCAAAACTTGCATTTTATCATATTGAAAGCCCTGATTTAGTGTCATGGAATGCAATTATTGCAGCATTTGCTGACAGTGGTGATGCTAATGAATCCATATATTTTTTCTGTCAGATGATGGATTCGGGATTGGTCCCAGATAGCATTACATGCCTCTCCTTACTTTCTGCTTGTGGGAGCTCGATGGCACTCAACCAAGGCAAGCAAATTCATTCCTACGGTATCAAACTAGGATTCGATAAGCATGCACCTGTTTGCAACTCTTTACTAACCATGTACACGAAGTGTTCAAATCTACAAGATGCATTTAATGTTTTTGAAGATATAAGCGAGAATGCCAATTTAGTCTCGTGGAATGCAATTCTTTCAGCTTGCTTGCAGCATAAACAAGCAGGAGAGTCTTTCAGATTGTTTAAACTAATGATTTCTTCTGCAAATAGACCTGACAATATCACCATAATGAACTTATTAGGAACTTGCGCAGAATTAGCTTCATTGGAAGCCGGGAATCAAGTCCATTGCCTTAGTGTTAAAAGTGGACTTGTGCTAGATGTTTCTGTCTGCAATGGATTGATTGACATGTATGCAAAGTGTGGATCACTTAAATCTGCTCAAAATGTTTTTGATTCAACTCTCAACCAAAATGTTATCTCATGGAGTAGTTTGATTGTTGGTTATGCACAATTTGGGCTTGCACATGAAGCACTTAATCTCTTCAGAAGAATGAGAAAGTTTGGTATTCACCCTAATGAGGTCACATATCTTGGGGTTCTCAGCGCATGCAGTCACATTGGATTGGTGGAGGAAGGATGGCACCTATATAAAACCATGCAAGTCGAACTAGGTATTCCACCAAGAAGAGAGCACTTCTCATGCATGGTTGATTTGCTTGCTCGAGCTGGATGCTTGAATGAAGCAGAGACTTTTATCATGAAAACAGGATTTGACCCCGATATTACTACGTGGAAAACTCTCCTATCTGCTTGCAAAACTCATGGTAATGTTGACATTGCGAAGCGAGCTGCAGAAAATATACTAAAGCTTGATCCTTCCAGCTCTGCTGCAATGGTGTTACTTTGCAATATTCATGCTTCTGCCGGAAACTGGGAAGATGTTGCCAAACTAAGGAGCTTGATGAAACAAACAGGTGTACCAAAGGTTCCTGGTCAGAGTTGGATAGAAGTCAAGGATAAGATCCATGTGTTCTTCTCAGATGATACATCACATCCTCAAAGGGAAAAAATATACACAATGCTTGAAGAGTTATGGTTGCAGATGTTGGATGATGGTTATGATAGTTGCAAATGGTTAGACATTGACATTTAG